Proteins encoded in a region of the Zea mays cultivar B73 chromosome 2, Zm-B73-REFERENCE-NAM-5.0, whole genome shotgun sequence genome:
- the LOC103646146 gene encoding elongation factor G-2, chloroplastic produces the protein MAAEAPVRAPATARSSRRPAAAVVSASRLLLGHRPFLAPRFAAGRAAVAGPAAGLRPRPRRPRLSVVVMASSDRQVPLHDYRNIGIMAHIDAGKTTTTERILYYTGRNYKIGEVHEGTATMDWMEQEQERGITITSAATTAFWNKHRINIIDTPGHVDFTLEVERALRVLDGAICLFDSVAGVEPQSETVWRQADKYGVPRICFVNKMDRLGANFFRTRDMIVANLGAKPLVIQLPIGSEDNFQGVVDLVRMKAIVWTGEELGAKFEYKDIPADLQEMAQDYRVQMLETIIELDDEVMEKYLEGTEPDEETVKKLIRKGAISASFVPVLCGSAFKNKGVQPLLDAVVDYLPSPLDLPSMKGTDPEDPEIIFERQPSDDEPFSGLAFKIMTDPFVGSLTFVRIYSGKLIAGSYVLNANKDKKERIGRLLEMHANSKEDIPVAVTGDIVALAGLKDTITGETLCDPDKPVVLERMEFPDPVIKVAIEPKTKADADKMATGLIKLAQEDPSFHFSRDEETNQTVIEGMGELHLDIIVDRLKREFKVEANVGAPQVNYRESISKVAEIQYVHKKQSGGSGQFADIIVRFEPLEAGSGYEFKSEIKGGAVPKEYVPGVMKGLEESLPNGVLAGYPVVDFRAVLVDGSYHDVDSSVLAFQIAARGAFREGMRKAGPRLLEPIMKVEVITPEEHLGDVIGDLNSRRGQVNSFGDKPGGLKVVDSFVPLAEMFQYVSTLRGMTKGRASYTMQLAKFDVVPQHIQNQISVAKTEEAAA, from the exons ATGGCCGCCGAGGCGCCCGTGCGAGCCCCCGCCACGGCGCGGTCCTCGCGCCGGCCGGCCGCCGCCGTCGTCTCCGCCTCGCGCCTCCTCCTCGGCCACCGCCCCTTCCTTGCGCCGCGCTTCGCTGCGGGGCGCGCCGCGGTGGCAGGCCCCGCGGCCGGACTACGCCCGCGCCCGCGCAGGCCGCGCCTCTCGGTCGTCGTCATGGCCAGCAGCG ATCGCCAAGTGCCTTTACATGATTACCGCAATATTGGTATTATGGCCCATATAGATGCAGGAAAGACAACAACTACTGAGCGCATTCTGTATTACACTGGAAGGAACTACAAGATTGGTGAGGTTCATGAGGGAACAGCTACAATGGATTGGATGGAACAAGAACAAGAGAGAGGAATAACCATTACATCTGCAGCAACGACTGCCTTCTGGAACAAACACAGAATCAACATTATTGATACTCCTGGTCACGTCGACTTCACTCTTGAGGTTGAACGTGCTCTCAGGGTGCTGGACGGTGCTATATGTCTCTTTGACAGTGTTGCTGGGGTAGAACCACAATCTGAAACTGTGTGGCGCCAGGCAGATAAATATGGGGTTCCAAGAATATGTTTCGTGAACAAAATGGACCGCCTTGGAGCTAACTTCTTTAGAACTAGAGACATGATCGTTGCAAATTTGGGTGCCAAACCATTGGTGATTCAGTTGCCGATTGGTTCGGAGGACAATTTCCAAGGAGTTGTTGATCTAGTAAGAATGAAAGCTATTGTATGGACAGGGGAGGAGCTGGGTGCAAAATTTGAATACAAAGACATACCTGCTGATCTCCAAGAGATGGCTCAAGACTATCGTGTTCAAATGCTGGAAACTATTATTGAATTGGATGATGAAGTTATGGAGAAATATCTTGAAGGAACTGAACCAGACGAGGAAACTGTTAAGAAACTAATCAGAAAGGGAGCAATTTCTGCCAGCTTTGTCCCAGTTTTATGTGGTTCGGCATTCAAAAACAAGGGTGTCCAACCATTGCTTGATGCTGTTGTCGATTACTTGCCATCTCCACTTGATCTACCTTCAATGAAGGGTACTGACCCAGAAGACCCTGAAATAATATTTGAAAGGCAACCAAGTGACGATGAACCATTTTCTGGGTTAGCTTTCAAGATCATGACTGATCCATTCGTGGGGTCACTAACATTTGTTCGCATATACTCCGGGAAGCTGATAGCTGGTTCCTATGTTCTCAATGCAAATAAAGATAAGAAAGAAAGAATTGGAAGACTTCTTGAGATGCACGCAAACAGTAAGGAAGATATACCAGTTGCTGTGACAGGTGACATAGTAGCGCTTGCTGGTCTGAAAGACACAATTACTGGTGAAACACTCTGTGACCCAGACAAGCCTGTAGTGCTTGAACGTATGGAATTTCCTGATCCTGTCATTAAGGTTGCTATTGAACCCAAGACCAAAGCTGATGCCGACAAAATGGCTACTGGGTTAATCAAGCTTGCTCAAGAAGACCCGTCATTCCACTTCTCTAGAGACGAGGAAACCAACCAGACTGTTATTGAAGGAATGGGAGAACTGCATCTTGATATCATTGTAGACAGACTAAAGAGGGAGTTCAAG GTTGAAGCAAACGTTGGAGCTCCACAAGTCAACTACCGTGAAAGTATTTCCAAAGTTGCGGAAATACAATATGTCCACAAAAAGCAATCTGGTGGATCTGGGCAGTTTGCAGACATTATTGTGCGTTTTGAACCTTTGGAAGCTGGAAGTGGGTATGAGTTCAAGAGTGAAATCAAGGGAGGGGCAGTGCCCAAAGAATATGTACCAGGGGTGATGAAAGGATTGGAAGAAAGCTTACCCAATGGTGTCCTAGCCGGTTACCCAGTTGTGGACTTCCGGGCTGTGCTGGTTGATGGCTCATATCACGATGTCGATTCAAGTGTCTTAGCATTCCAAATTGCAGCCAGAGGAGCATTCCGTGAGGGAATGAGGAAAGCTGGTCCAAGGCTTCTAGAGCCTATAATGAAAGTTGAAGTGATAACTCCTGAAGAGCATCTGGGTGATGTTATTGGTGATTTGAACTCTAGAAGAGGACAGGTCAACAGCTTCGGGGATAAGCCTGGTGGACTCAAG GTGGTTGATTCTTTTGTGCCACTTGCTGAGATGTTCCAATACGTCAGCACCCTCCGGGGCATGACCAAGGGGCGAGCGTCCTACACGATGCAGCTCGCCAAGTTTGACGTCGTCCCACAGCACATCCAGAACCAGATCTCCGTGGCAAAAACAGAGGAAGCTGCTGCTTAG